Part of the Salvelinus fontinalis isolate EN_2023a chromosome 1, ASM2944872v1, whole genome shotgun sequence genome is shown below.
aatatgtggaactcaacatacgctgcgccttggtccgatattCATTCTAACGAACGTGacacttgtagagtccatgccccgacgaattgaggctgttttgagggcaaaagtgggtgcaactcaatattagcaaggtgttcctaatgtttttgtACACCCAGTGTTTATTCAGGCAACAGACATGTAAGATGAATCTCGCACAGATAACATCACACAATTTTGCTTAAAGTGGCACTCCAGTCTAGTTTTAACCTAATCTAAtacctgatttacttaacaaaaggaacatctcaataggtggtcaTGGTGAGTCATGACATATCACAGGAGGGTGAGCCTTTCCACTTTTGTTCTCTAATGTTCCTCTATTGTTCCTCAGGCAAGGAGGGAGGGTGATGACATCACAACTtcccatcagaccaactccttgaatgccCTATTCCTTGAAGTTTGTAATTGTGTCTAAAAAACACTATTTTTCTCAAAACGTTTTGGTTTTACCGTTgagtgtgtgtactttactgtatttatacttgggatatcactttaacaggattttttttaaatcactggaGAATGTCTTTAAGCATTGGCTACATGCACATTTTCATTTGCTCATGCTAATGATGAGGGGTCAACTCAAGGGTTATCTTTGCATCGCCCTGAGCTAGACACTGTTCCCAAGTCAGCCATACAGAACTTCAACTCCACTCTTAGTGCTTTTTGGACCCACAGTGCAGGGCCTTATAACCCTAGAACTCTTGAGCTGCCCGATGGTGGCCAAAACTCTTCTTCAATTCAGTCGCTTCCCAAATTGTCATACCTCTCCACCTTCCCCCCGCTGATACAGCGCATGCACTGGCGGTAACAGCTGACGATGCGTGACTGGCCCAGCTTGAAGGCCATGGACATGATGGCCATGCCTGTGATGATGAAGACGAAGGTGAGCATGAAGTACTTGGGGTGGTTGGGCACGATGTCACCGAAGCCGATGGTGGTGAGGGTGATGAAGCAAAAGTAGTAGGCGTCAAAGGTGTTGAACTCTGTCTCCCACAGGGGCAGGATGAGGCCTCCAAACAGGATGTAGGCAAACACCACCACCAGGATGAGGAGCAGCGGGACGTTTAGCTTGTCCATACTCTCCCCGATGCCTGTGAAGTCCCAGATGGCAAAGTCCTCGGGCAAGGGAAGCATGCTGTCCAGCTCATGGCAAGAAAGGCTCCGCACCAGTGGGCTCTGCCTGTTGAAGTTCTCTCGTGCAATGATGCAGTCAAAGATCTTTGTGTTGTTCAGCAACTGGTTGGGCTTGCGCTTCACAGACTGCTGGCTGTGAAGGACCTGTCGGATGTTGATGGGCTCCCGGACCACCACCTTGTGGCTGAATGTGTAGGTTCCGTCCTGGAGGCCCCCCTGGCCCCCGTCCCCTGGCTTCTCTGTGTGATGGGAGGGGAACCAGTGGCCATATTGACGCAACCTGCAGAAGAGATTGTGCAGGTGGATGTAGGCCCTGGACAGGAGCACGGCCATGAGGTCTCCCACATCTGTGATGACCAGGAGCATGAGGGGGATACCCACCATGGCATACAGGATACAGACCACCTTACCATTCAGGGTCACCGGATAGATATCTCCATAACCTGAGACAAGAAAAGCAGCAAGGTATTCATTATTTCCCCCTCATATCCAAATATAATATTTTGTGACAAATGATATTGTAAAAATGATATGTCCACTACCAACATACAACAAAGACGTATAGAAAGttgaaataatacattttttaaaagatgGTTTTGgatctacagtgccttgcaaaagtattgacgtttttcctattttgttgcattacaacctgtaatttaaatggatttttatttggatttcatgtaatggacatacacaaattaGGTCAAATTGGTGGTGAAtcgaaaaaaattacttgtttaaattTAATTAAATTTTTTAAAACTTAAAAGTGGtgcgtatgtattcaccccttttgctatgatgccgctaaataagatctggtgcaaccaattaccttcagaagtcacataactagttaaataaagtccacctgtgtgcaatctaagtgtcacatgatctgtcacatgatctcagtatatatacacttgttctgaaaggccccagagtctgcaacaccactaagcaaggggcaccaccaagcaagcgacactacgtagaccaaggagctctccaaacaggtcagcgaaaaagttgtggagaagtacagatcatggttggcttataaaaaaatatcagaaactttgaacatcccacagagcaccattaaatacattattaaaaatggaaagaatatggcaacacaacaaacctgccaagagagggccgcccaccaaaactcacggaccaggcaactagggcattaatcagagaggcaacaaagtgaccaaagataaccctgaaggagctgcaaaactccacagcggagattggagtacgtagccataggaccactttaattAAGCAGTACACTGCACAGAGctaggctttacggaagagtggccagaaaaatataagcaaacatgtttggtattcgccaaaaggcatgtcggagactccccaaacatatggaagaaggtactctggtcagatgagactaaaattgagctttttggccatcatggAAAAccctatgtctggtgcaaactcaacacctctcatcaccccaagaataccatccctacagtgaagcacggtggtggcagcatcatgctgtggggatgtttttcatcggcagggattgggaaactggtcagaattgaaggaatggtggatggcgctaaatacagggaaattcttgagggaagcctgtttcagtcttccagagatttgagactgggatggaggttcaccttccagcaggacaatgaccctaagcatattgctaaagcaacactcgagtggttgaaggggaaacatttaaatgtcttggaatggcctggtcaaagcccagacctcaatccaattgagaatctgtggtatgacttaaagattgctgtacaccagcggaagccatccaacttgaaggagctggagctgtttttccttgaagaatgggcaaaaatcccagtagctagatgtgccaagcttgtagagacatcccccaagagacttgcagctgtaattgctgcaaaaggtgactctacaaagtattgactttgggaggtggggggggggggggggttggtgaatagttatgcacgctcaagttcttttttttgtgtcttatttcttgtttgtttcacaaaaataatattttgcatcttcaaagtggtaggcatgttgtgtaaatcaaatgatacactccctgcaaaaatccattttaattccaggttgtaaggcaacaaaataggaaaaatgccaagggggtgaatactttcgcaagccactgtattgcTGCCATCTGTTGGTCATATCTAAAAGCTGCCTTTGCTGATTCTTCTCTCGGGGCATTCAGGGACAGATAACTATGCTCATTGCGCAGCTATTGCTATCATAGCCTTATTATTCAGTTTCAATCACAGTCAGTGTAACATTATGCTGAAAAATTACTATTAGTGGTTAAATGGGGGAATCTGCAGTCCAGCAATAACAAAGTGGAAACCCCGCCAATGTTCtgataaaaagctgagggataaggctggagaaatgtaaccactctcaaattcacagACATATCTATGGAAGCGAtgactggccatccatgatatacaaatatagttttaaccatgcttTGAGGCTATacggtgtttgtttacaattacattacTTACAAGAAATGTAATAATACAAGCTTATATTTTTGGTTCTGagggggtacgacagttgaagtAAGCTCAATAGGCATTTATTAGGGGTTCACAGCCTATCGTTATTCttagatgtttttttccccttgacATGGTCAAATAACTCAAGCATAGATTAGTATCTTTTTTCTAATTTGGCACACAGAAACTAGAGGCCCTCAGTAACTCGTTCAAAAAGAATGGCCCCGATGGCACCGCCGTTATGAGCAGTCTCACTTAAATCATCATATTGGACGCCCCATTTGACACATCTCTTAACATAGTTCAAGGAAAGCAAAGGGATTAGTTAAGAAATGGCTGAGTTATTGGTAGATCAGGAAATCAGATGTTTCATGTCCATTTAAATCctttgtaaatccacttcacaatGGCCTATCAACTTGAAACCTTTTAGGGTCATCAAATAATTACCATAATGAACCATGTTTTTGCACTGATATCTTAAAAAATAAGGAAACTATTAACAATTCACTTCTTTGACTATGTAATGCTAATGCTTAAAATAATCATAAAACATCAAGTACTAAAAGTCAGATTCACTACAAATGTTGTCTTTGGGCTCATCACAATGGTccctaaagagatggagaaaataaCGTTGATGCATTCAAAGACGGCCACACTATACCAGTGCTAAAATATGCTTCTCATGAGCCATAGGGCCAAATGACACCAAATGTGGAATCTAGGCCCGTGGTACATatcttaaagatgcactatgcagaaattgttCCTCTATTTTCTGGATGCTAAAATTGTAattgtttgcctaatttcagtttgtgataaaacaagcaaatattgtgtagagaatcattgtacgatctaaactgctgtgaaatatattttccataacaaaACATATTGTATGTTCAGCTATATGAAACAAATGTGAAAGACGCAAAAACacaacttaagaatgggaagcatagaaatagtgcacatagaacagatctaccgcttcttagacttgagTTCAATGAGAATGGCAGATCTAGAACAtagatttctatgtgaatttggtcatattgcagctttaacttaGTTTAAGAAAAGCTAAGGGATTGGTCAAAAGATGGCTGAGTAATTGATAAATCCAAAATCAAATTTTACATGTCATTTTAAGCTACTGTAAATCCACTCCACAGTGGCCTGTCAATTTACAACGTGTCATCGCTATCATGGAATTTGGAATTGATATCTCAAAACACAAGGAAACTATTAACTCATTCTTTGCATATGTAATGCTAATGCTCAAAATTATCTGCAATCATCTTCTCCTCATGAACCATATGTCAGATTCACTCCAGATTGTGTATTGAGAGTCATGATTGAACATCAAGGAAGATAGTTCATACATGATAAAATGCTTGCTTTGATATCCaactgatattttttccagtctGTCATCCTGTGAACTCCGTTCATATATTCTATTAATTTAAAAGTAAACATTTGATGTAGCAATCGCAGTTTGCCCCTTTTAAAAGTACTATTCAAAAGCAGCTGTTGGCTGACTTTTATGAGAGATAAGAAAATGTATCTCTGACTTACTAAAAGATATGTGCTGTCGCTGAGGGGGGTGATGCTTGTTAGCATTACTCCCATAGCATAGAATGGAAGGCATGCATGGATTACCATGCATTTTTTCTCACTTGAGTGTCCCTGGAGATGATGGTGATATGATGTAGCACTAACTTAATAACAGTGAAATCTCTCACTATAGACACTCATCATTGCCTCAACGACACGTGCACAATAACAATCTCATACAAGCTCAATAATTTACAATTTTGACTACTACGGGATAAAGAGGGGAAATAGTTGAGATGGGATCCATTGTGGCTTTTTAGTAGCGACATGAggatacaattgaagtcggaagtttacatacaccttagccaaatacatttaaactcagtttttcaaaattcttgacatttaatcctagtaacaattccctgttttaggtcagttaggatcaccactttattttcagaatgtgaaatgtcagaatattagtagagagaatgatttctttcagcatttctttctttcatcacattcccagtggctcagaagtgtacatacactcaaatagtatttggtagcattgcctttaaattgtttaacttaagtcaaacatttcgggtagccttccacaagcttcccacaataatttgggtgaattttggcccattcctcctgacagagctggtgtaactgagtcaggtatgtaggcctccttgctctcacacgctttttcagttctgcacacacattttctataggattgaggtcagggctttgtgatggccactccaataccttgaatttgttgtccttaagccattttgccataactttggaagtatgcttggggtcattgtccatttggaagacccatttgtgaccaagctttaacttcctgactgatgtcttgagatgttgcttcaatatatccacatatttctcttcctcatgatgccatctatgttgtga
Proteins encoded:
- the LOC129851432 gene encoding potassium channel subfamily K member 18-like, which encodes MSVAEGKARSSIEKSKKWNLWKLFPHVFLILSLVGYAALGAVLFWYIEGGRVYNTEGEYREFLGELVRTIQNYPVNSSSNSTQEQDLVKELEKEINRGFKSIWLQRPERWTYDASLFFCCTVFTTVGYGDIYPVTLNGKVVCILYAMVGIPLMLLVITDVGDLMAVLLSRAYIHLHNLFCRLRQYGHWFPSHHTEKPGDGGQGGLQDGTYTFSHKVVVREPINIRQVLHSQQSVKRKPNQLLNNTKIFDCIIARENFNRQSPLVRSLSCHELDSMLPLPEDFAIWDFTGIGESMDKLNVPLLLILVVVFAYILFGGLILPLWETEFNTFDAYYFCFITLTTIGFGDIVPNHPKYFMLTFVFIITGMAIMSMAFKLGQSRIVSCYRQCMRCISGGKVERYDNLGSD